In one Limosilactobacillus oris genomic region, the following are encoded:
- the tnpC gene encoding IS66 family transposase — MTDSAEKRIKQLEEQLAEANKKIAQLMAIIKLQQNQMFGKKTEVIDKVAEGQQSLFNDQILNQLQDSDVSITEVIEQIPRKVVRHRKPKASGQRTTFLNNLPQINHVIHLESNLCPDCHQEMKLIGKHLYSREPKLKPAELLCVNYYQESYRCKTCHRRGGDKIVSSKMPQSLLPHSYFSSSILAKVAEYKFNLALPFHRQIKLWQALGLPVKGRQLATNIIKVSQTYLEPLYQRLLNLTKQEAVIHMDETPFKVIDERNETSYFWVTRTTEEFSKHQIALFHYFNTRSGKIIGKLMGHNYNGVIMCDGYGGYSNRLYPRAKFGSCLVHIRREFYRITRLLKKEQLKHSKAYQVLKLMRPIFYYENRLKYHNQIEKLQQRKLLVKPLVDQLYDYLEEINFPQGQLKAAINNALKLKKRVYRIFENGQIPLTNNPVEQTIRPSTLIRKNSLFAKSIDGAQASAVYYSLTATAKLNHLNIYKYFKYLFDHLPNREDEGLEAYLPWAKQVQRNCHE, encoded by the coding sequence ATGACTGATTCAGCCGAGAAGAGAATTAAACAGTTAGAAGAACAGTTGGCAGAAGCAAATAAGAAAATTGCCCAATTAATGGCAATTATTAAGCTTCAACAGAATCAAATGTTTGGGAAAAAAACTGAAGTTATTGATAAAGTAGCTGAGGGCCAACAATCACTTTTTAATGACCAAATCTTAAATCAGCTACAAGACAGCGATGTATCAATCACTGAAGTGATTGAACAAATACCAAGGAAAGTAGTGCGTCACCGCAAGCCCAAGGCAAGTGGTCAACGGACTACTTTTTTGAATAATTTGCCTCAAATTAATCATGTTATTCACCTTGAAAGTAACCTTTGTCCAGATTGTCATCAAGAAATGAAACTAATTGGAAAACATCTGTATAGTCGTGAACCAAAACTAAAGCCAGCAGAACTTTTATGTGTAAACTACTATCAGGAAAGTTATCGCTGTAAAACGTGCCACCGTCGTGGTGGCGATAAAATTGTTAGTAGTAAGATGCCACAGAGTCTCTTACCGCATAGTTATTTTTCCAGCTCAATTTTAGCGAAAGTGGCGGAATATAAGTTTAACTTGGCGTTACCATTTCATCGCCAAATTAAGCTCTGGCAAGCCTTAGGTTTGCCAGTCAAAGGGCGCCAATTAGCAACTAATATTATCAAAGTAAGTCAAACTTATTTAGAGCCCCTATATCAACGGCTACTTAATCTAACTAAGCAAGAGGCGGTTATTCATATGGATGAAACACCGTTTAAAGTAATCGATGAGCGTAATGAAACCAGCTACTTCTGGGTAACTAGAACTACCGAAGAGTTTAGTAAGCATCAAATTGCGTTGTTTCATTATTTTAATACTCGTTCGGGTAAAATAATCGGTAAGCTTATGGGGCACAATTACAATGGAGTTATTATGTGCGACGGCTATGGTGGTTATAGTAATCGACTATATCCTAGGGCAAAGTTTGGTTCATGCCTGGTTCACATTCGTCGTGAGTTTTACCGAATAACACGGCTACTGAAAAAGGAGCAGTTGAAGCATTCCAAGGCTTATCAAGTGCTAAAATTGATGCGTCCGATTTTTTATTACGAAAATCGGTTAAAGTATCATAATCAAATTGAAAAGCTTCAACAACGAAAGTTGTTGGTTAAGCCTTTAGTAGACCAACTGTATGATTATCTGGAAGAAATTAACTTTCCCCAGGGTCAATTAAAAGCAGCCATTAATAATGCCTTGAAACTTAAAAAGCGAGTATATCGAATCTTTGAAAATGGACAAATTCCATTGACCAATAATCCGGTGGAACAAACAATCAGACCATCAACTCTGATTCGTAAAAATAGTTTATTCGCTAAAAGTATTGATGGTGCACAAGCCAGTGCAGTTTACTACAGCTTAACTGCCACTGCAAAATTAAATCATTTGAATATCTATAAGTATTTTAAATACTTATTTGATCACCTACCAAACCGCGAGGACGAAGGCCTCGAGGCTTATTTGCCATGGGCAAAACAAGTACAAAGAAATTGTCATGAATAA